In the genome of Populus trichocarpa isolate Nisqually-1 chromosome 6, P.trichocarpa_v4.1, whole genome shotgun sequence, one region contains:
- the LOC7474701 gene encoding 2-alkenal reductase (NADP(+)-dependent) produces MEVNNRYITITKHIQGSAKESDFELKVAPLGLSVEPGSNDIIVKNLCVSIDPYQLNRMKSYSSSQKTVQAADGISPGQPIDALGVAKVLVSDNPEFVKDDLVVGFVHWGEYSVVKGGGMLRKVDPKTELPLSYHAGILGLSGLTAYAGLFEICKPKKGDKVFVSAACGSVGNLVGQYAKLSGCYVVGCAGSRDKVALLKEKLGFDDAFNYKEETDLNSALTRYFPDGIDIYFDNVGADMLEAAVANLNPFGRVAACGTIAEYSETAKRAAPNMIDVIYKRIKIQGFLAMDHKSLHSDFLSTTTEYIQNGKIKVQEDISIGVESIPLAFIGLFRGDNVGKKIVKIADE; encoded by the exons ATGGAAGTGAACAACAGGTATATCACAATAACGAAACACATACAGGGTTCGGCAAAGGAGTCTGATTTCGAGCTCAAGGTTGCACCTCTTGGATTATCGGTGGAGCCTGGTTCCAATGACATTATTGTGAAGAATCTGTGTGTGTCAATTGATCCTTACCAGCTTAATCGCATGAAGAGTTACAGCTCCTCACAGAAAACAGTACAAGCTGCAGATGGTATCTCTCCCGGTCAG CCTATTGATGCTCTTGGAGTAGCCAAGGTTTTGGTTTCTGACAATCCTGAATTTGTGAAAGATGACTTGGTTGTGGGGTTTGTTCACTGGGGAGAATATAGTGTAGTAAAAGGAGGAGGCATGTTAAGGAAGGTGGACCCAAAAACTGAACTACCGTTATCATATCATGCTGGAATTCTAG GATTAAGTGGACTAACAGCCTATGCTGGGCTGTTTGAAATATGCAAGCCCAAGAAGGGAGACAAAGTGTTTGTATCTGCTGCTTGTGGATCAGTTGGAAATTTGGTGGGCCAGTATGCAAAACTTTCTGGTTGCTATGTAGTTGGATGTGCTGGTAGCAGAGACAAG GTAGCATTGCTAAAGGAGAAGCTTGGTTTTGATGATGCTTTCAACTACAAGGAAGAAACTGATTTGAATTCCGCTCTCACAAG GTACTTTCCTGATgggattgatatatattttgacaaTGTTGGAGCTGACATGCTAGAAGCTGCTGTTGCTAATTTGAATCCCTTTGGTAGAGTAGCTGCATGTGGAACAATTGCTGAGTATTCAGAAACTGCAAAACGAGCAGCACCAAATATGATAGATGTTATATACAAGAGGATTAAAATCCAAGGATTTTTAGCCATGGATCACAAGAGCCTGCATTCAGATTTTCTTTCGACAACGACTGAATACATTCAAAATGGCAAGATTAAGGTGCAAGAGGACATTTCTATTGGTGTAGAAAGCATCCCCTTAGCTTTCATAGGACTATTCAGAGGTGATAATGTTGGAAAGAAGATTGTTAAAATTGCAGATGAGTGA
- the LOC7474703 gene encoding uncharacterized protein LOC7474703 has protein sequence MNWWHKMRKAWFAISSRVKFHKAGSGGGRGGATSRSASGLLKLQDDVQMCGYKDVEVMWNMFIESNRQQMAAAEVTSTSKPTSKQNQGPSSLRSFFWCNNSTTTTTASFTSLNQVLITTAEKDTEIIEG, from the exons ATGAATTGGTGGCATAAGATGAGGAAAGCTTGGTTTGCTATCTCTTCAAGAGTCAAGTTTCATAAAGCTG GTTCAGGAGGTGGCAGGGGTGGTGCGACTAGTCGGAGTGCTAGTGGTTTGTTGAAGTTGCAAGATGACGTACAAATGTGTGGGTATAAAGATGTGGAAGTGATGTGGAATATGTTTATTGAATCCAATCGACAGCAAATGGCAGCAGCAGAAGTGACTTCAACTTCAAAACCCACCAGCAAGCAAAACCAAGGGCCTTCTTCTTTGaggtctttcttttggtgtaaCAACTCTACAACTACCACTACAGCTTCGTTTACTTCATTAAATCAAGTTCTAATTACCACAGCAGAAAAGGATACAGAAATAATTGAGGGGTAG